A genomic window from Salvia splendens isolate huo1 chromosome 11, SspV2, whole genome shotgun sequence includes:
- the LOC121754261 gene encoding succinate dehydrogenase subunit 4, mitochondrial-like yields the protein MATSKSASAAIRLSRSAASAFRASSAGRQVPHTPSSAGQLTRSDLASAIGRPRALMFPSGSNISSSTLFSASCLNRVASRPYSSSAQIPGTRAIRSVLWHINDGMEEVLADYVHHEMTRTWISICLRLFVIIMTKDVVVAVADL from the exons ATGGCAACTTCTAAAAGCGCATCAGCGGCGATTCGCCTTAGCAGATCGGCGGCGTCAGCCTTCCGAGCGTCCAGCGCCGGCCGACAGGTTCCCCACACTCCATCTTCCGCCGGCCAATTGACCCGCTCAGATCTCGCTTCTGCTATTGGGCGACCCCGTGCCCTAATGTTCCCCAGTGGCAGCAACATCTCTTCTTCTACTCTGTTCTCTGCCTCATGCCTCAACCGCGTAGCATCCCGCCCCTACTCCTCTTCTGCTCAG ATCCCAGGAACTAGAGCTATTCGGTCTGTACTCTGGCATATAAATGACGGCATGGAAGAGGTTCTGGCAGATTATGTTCACCATGAAATGACTCGAACTTGGATCTCGATCTGTTTGAGACTGTTCGTTATAATCATGACTAAGGACGTTGTCGTTGCTGTTGCTGATCTCTAA